A region of Myxococcus stipitatus DSM 14675 DNA encodes the following proteins:
- a CDS encoding terpene synthase family protein, which yields MTQEWTARQRLYVDKRGLLRLSRLRAGEFVSRIMPSGSEPALQVAVDFFVWLFAFDDAFCDEEAFGQPPHDMAVYAGLLGHLLDSPQTRILPEDPFAQSLRGLQQRLVRHASPAQLHRWSDGVRGYLHGQVWEAANRDAQRVCDLDTYITLRLYSGAVMACPTLIDVVNGQELSAAELSRPLVRAASEVAATLVIWDNDLISHQKEQHTRGELHNLITVLMHARRCSEAEARQEALRMRDALMALLLRLLALGQAEASRPLSMYLKGLGHFVRANIDWSNVSGRYFDPELRAPTDNVMACETPSRGATPLTPLPIVSVQWWWDCLSPEK from the coding sequence ATGACCCAGGAGTGGACCGCGCGCCAGCGCCTCTATGTCGACAAGCGCGGCCTGCTGCGCCTCTCCCGACTGCGCGCCGGAGAGTTCGTCTCACGCATCATGCCTTCGGGCTCCGAGCCCGCGCTGCAAGTCGCCGTGGACTTCTTCGTCTGGCTCTTCGCGTTCGATGATGCCTTCTGCGACGAAGAGGCCTTCGGACAACCGCCCCACGACATGGCCGTCTACGCGGGCCTGCTGGGACACCTGCTCGACTCGCCCCAGACACGCATCCTCCCCGAGGACCCCTTTGCCCAGAGCCTGCGAGGGCTCCAACAACGGCTGGTTCGTCATGCGAGCCCCGCGCAGCTCCACCGTTGGTCCGACGGCGTCCGAGGCTACCTGCACGGCCAGGTCTGGGAGGCCGCCAATCGCGATGCCCAACGCGTGTGCGACCTCGATACATACATCACGCTCCGGCTCTACAGCGGCGCGGTGATGGCGTGCCCCACGCTCATCGATGTCGTCAACGGGCAGGAACTGTCCGCCGCGGAGCTGTCACGCCCCCTGGTTCGCGCGGCGAGCGAAGTCGCGGCGACCCTCGTCATCTGGGACAACGACCTCATCTCCCACCAGAAGGAGCAACACACCCGCGGGGAGCTGCACAACCTCATCACCGTGCTGATGCACGCGCGCAGGTGCTCGGAGGCCGAAGCCAGACAAGAAGCGCTGCGGATGCGCGACGCGCTGATGGCGCTGCTCCTGCGGCTCCTCGCCCTGGGACAAGCGGAAGCCAGCCGCCCCCTGTCGATGTACCTGAAGGGCCTGGGGCACTTCGTGCGCGCGAACATCGACTGGAGCAATGTCTCCGGCCGCTACTTCGACCCGGAGCTCCGCGCCCCCACGGACAACGTCATGGCGTGCGAGACCCCCTCCAGGGGCGCCACGCCCCTGACGCCGCTGCCCATCGTCTCGGTCCAGTGGTGGTGGGACTGCCTGTCACCGGAGAAGTGA
- a CDS encoding tRNA-uridine aminocarboxypropyltransferase encodes MSSRLASRPRCSRCNLSRHLCLCAEIPQVQTRTRILLLQHVMEIAKKSNTGRVAALAMPNSQVIIHGAPSGTDLELLSEPGTWLLYPDGPTAPPDAPPPRQLVVLDASWSQARRMTQRLPELRALPRLVLPPPEPGLLRLREPSHPSGMSTLDAVARAVEALEGREVAEPLERLAALRVQRIAACGTLY; translated from the coding sequence ATGTCTTCACGTCTTGCCAGTCGCCCTCGTTGCTCCCGTTGCAACCTGTCTCGCCACCTGTGTCTGTGTGCCGAGATTCCCCAGGTTCAGACACGGACGCGAATCCTCCTGCTTCAGCACGTGATGGAGATCGCGAAGAAGAGCAACACCGGCCGGGTGGCGGCGCTGGCGATGCCGAACTCGCAGGTCATCATCCACGGCGCACCCAGTGGGACGGACCTGGAGCTGCTCTCGGAGCCGGGGACGTGGTTGCTCTACCCGGATGGCCCCACGGCGCCTCCGGATGCACCGCCGCCGCGGCAGCTCGTGGTGTTGGATGCGAGCTGGTCTCAGGCGCGGCGGATGACGCAGCGGCTGCCTGAGCTGCGAGCCCTGCCCCGGTTGGTCCTGCCACCGCCGGAGCCGGGCTTGCTCCGGCTCCGCGAGCCCTCGCATCCGTCCGGCATGTCCACGCTGGACGCCGTCGCGCGAGCCGTGGAGGCGCTGGAGGGGCGTGAGGTCGCGGAGCCCCTGGAGCGGCTCGCCGCGCTTCGGGTCCAGCGCATCGCCGCGTGCGGGACGCTGTACTGA
- a CDS encoding ferritin-like domain-containing protein, protein MESASGVLLFIFVCGPLPLVWGLKLLLSRGSSSLARFAGAVLALGGGAVTGLVAWLIHDLSTGGFTKGRVLRLQGRARVARRAIGKGWADDTVPELSGLSAWQRTVLGEAWLYSAGMEHASVPAFSKLSLKLSALGAPSALLEDCHLAALDEVRHARRCFAMARAYSGMPWTAGMLPELAQAASQPLPAGTENDWARLVRGSLLDGCLSEGLASRVAEEGARQATDPVVRETLSVIAEDEGRHAELGWDVIDFALERGGGSAREALRQALTELASREAPAMPPIPGVDEAFLARNGLLPQAELGRLMRLCVESTRARAEALLPPSSPRDVEPRLSFQ, encoded by the coding sequence ATGGAGTCGGCGTCGGGCGTCCTGCTGTTCATCTTCGTCTGCGGTCCCCTCCCCCTCGTGTGGGGGCTCAAGCTCCTGCTGAGCCGGGGCTCCTCGTCGCTCGCGCGCTTCGCCGGGGCCGTCCTGGCGCTGGGAGGCGGCGCGGTGACGGGGCTCGTGGCCTGGCTCATCCACGATTTGTCCACGGGTGGCTTCACGAAGGGGCGCGTCCTGCGGCTGCAAGGTCGCGCCCGCGTGGCACGCCGAGCCATCGGCAAAGGCTGGGCGGACGACACCGTGCCCGAGCTCTCGGGGCTCTCGGCCTGGCAGCGGACGGTGCTGGGCGAGGCGTGGCTGTACTCGGCGGGGATGGAGCATGCGTCGGTCCCCGCCTTCTCGAAGCTGTCGCTCAAGCTCTCCGCGCTGGGGGCTCCATCGGCGCTGCTCGAGGACTGCCACCTCGCGGCCCTGGATGAAGTGCGCCATGCCCGAAGGTGCTTCGCCATGGCCCGGGCCTACTCGGGAATGCCGTGGACCGCGGGGATGCTCCCCGAGCTCGCGCAGGCCGCCTCGCAGCCGCTCCCCGCGGGCACGGAGAACGACTGGGCCCGCCTGGTCCGAGGCTCGCTGTTGGATGGATGCTTGAGCGAAGGGCTCGCCTCACGCGTCGCCGAGGAGGGCGCGCGCCAGGCCACGGACCCCGTCGTGCGTGAGACGCTGTCGGTCATCGCCGAGGACGAGGGCCGCCACGCGGAGCTGGGTTGGGACGTCATCGACTTCGCCTTGGAGCGAGGTGGCGGGAGCGCACGGGAAGCCCTGCGCCAGGCCCTCACCGAGCTGGCTTCACGAGAGGCCCCCGCCATGCCTCCCATCCCCGGCGTCGACGAGGCGTTCCTCGCTCGAAACGGCCTGCTCCCCCAAGCGGAGCTGGGACGCCTGATGCGCCTGTGCGTCGAGTCCACGCGCGCCCGGGCCGAAGCCCTGCTCCCCCCTTCGTCCCCGAGGGACGTCGAGCCCCGTTTGAGCTTTCAATAG
- a CDS encoding annexin, with translation MRRPSEEARPVAPKPAEPKPAERHERSSFTPRSTQAKPGRTAESSSLLTENSRDGKANCLDVAADWVDKATPALRARSEMVFLKDSRPGAEGQSGHVVIRQGDRIVDPSSGKNYDNLQAFLKEQPHYQPAGTLSGNAAAKIFAAPPGSAERQRAISEAKVPDSLQRMMVADSPQAAPTTQAPAYSQADADRDAASLYDAMEGGVTGWGTDEDKIFKTLEGKSPEQINLIRKGYKDHYGKDMDSVIRDELSGADERHAMALLQGDPAKSAAVQVQAELDGVFGSNEDLLKVLEKQTPEQRQATAQKFAEMNGGLKPGQSAQDFMLDRLGKELNPEQLGRARNMLAAGQSQTPEQKNQLEAQAIKDGLKKDMDGLGTDEDRIFERLEKATPEQRKILAQDEALKNRLKDELGTEDYDRAMGLMQDNPAKADAARLTSAMNGFFGADESGVRSVLEGKKPEELERIKAEYQTMTGKSLEDEIRKWDGADKDVTLRLLNPPKEGDTQGRADAAAEKLKLAVDGAGTDEDAIRDVLKGKSKAEINDISAAYQRKYGEDLRSRLDSELSGRDHLELVKQDFDLGAVNDKDPGAAQERVRRLREQQSNESGFGTWVLDNVQRGIKGGESDNDRLNRTLGDAEQAIQTGDTQKADRSVGFATDDVKSLQSSKDSLAEGAATAAVVVATTAAVVATGGAATPLAIAGYAALGATTRAATYELIQGGAAGWEDAGRQALIGAVEGGTVVLPVTKGASIATTTAAKSVATTAGREVAENTVLTAAKQGIKEGVVGGAAGGAVDAATRSETWQNGLADGLTRVAEQAATGAVIGGTAGGLTSAGITKALQPKEIPVVRNPELTGSTAHVRYDNGRVRVEVGPNVSPAQLQAHMDVARELQKFDGPLGKLREMKSRVQEKLTGMPGYGSQGFESQLEVKKLKGLISELEKTEAAAVGGLKNAGKTPESSTELARIRSELDSLNTQLRAHESAVDSLVPARGYVAAEAREGAERAKANGWPDAEKGYYWTLRSGQTEPQYIRSSTDLPRRQYDPEAGKFINSLDEGPKPPKRFEPGTTAEKAFDELGGNDPNSPFGKWFTTMKDAKILPEGADPTKSLKENIIAALQKNEAGLAGATHDSIRHGLKAPYKDKLLDHITDPARLATTQKYKDVLKATGDTQQALRAASHHEMLKVSNGLAIKEQGNLAEAWYLKTFGTKDSSTQVSVTQDHAKAQGVTLEKDRFADQVEVNDGTVRELKNVYTALGTDEKKQFLDLVKIARENLQVKAKVGDDFTDVKAQSLVMSFLDPQGVRANTNFMKTQLADLEEGAPVKFEIFNANGERKFITQADKDALGTPEMATWLDGKGSWKLPSEE, from the coding sequence GTGAGGCGACCTTCCGAGGAAGCCCGTCCGGTCGCGCCCAAGCCCGCGGAGCCCAAGCCCGCCGAGCGCCATGAGCGCTCCAGCTTCACGCCTCGGAGCACGCAGGCGAAGCCTGGACGGACAGCGGAGTCCTCGTCGCTCCTCACGGAGAACTCCCGCGACGGCAAGGCCAACTGCCTGGATGTGGCCGCCGACTGGGTGGACAAGGCCACGCCCGCGCTGCGCGCCCGCTCGGAGATGGTGTTCCTCAAGGACTCGCGTCCCGGCGCCGAGGGCCAGTCCGGACACGTGGTGATTCGCCAGGGGGACCGCATCGTCGACCCGTCCTCGGGCAAGAACTACGACAACCTCCAGGCCTTCCTGAAGGAACAGCCCCACTACCAGCCCGCGGGCACCCTCTCCGGGAATGCCGCCGCGAAGATCTTCGCCGCGCCGCCCGGCTCCGCGGAGCGCCAGCGCGCCATCTCCGAGGCGAAGGTTCCCGACTCGCTCCAGCGGATGATGGTCGCGGACTCGCCGCAGGCGGCGCCGACGACCCAGGCTCCCGCCTATTCGCAGGCCGACGCGGACCGCGACGCGGCGTCCCTCTATGACGCCATGGAGGGAGGCGTCACCGGCTGGGGCACGGACGAGGACAAGATCTTCAAGACGCTCGAGGGCAAGTCGCCCGAGCAGATCAACCTCATCCGCAAGGGCTACAAGGACCACTACGGCAAGGACATGGACTCCGTCATCCGCGACGAGCTGAGCGGCGCGGATGAGCGGCACGCCATGGCCCTGCTCCAGGGCGACCCGGCCAAGAGCGCCGCGGTGCAGGTGCAGGCGGAGCTGGACGGCGTGTTCGGCTCGAACGAGGACCTGCTCAAGGTGCTGGAGAAGCAGACGCCCGAGCAACGGCAGGCCACCGCGCAGAAGTTCGCGGAGATGAATGGCGGCCTCAAGCCCGGGCAGTCGGCGCAGGACTTCATGCTCGACAGGCTGGGCAAGGAGCTGAACCCGGAGCAGCTGGGCCGGGCTCGCAACATGCTCGCCGCGGGTCAATCCCAGACACCCGAGCAGAAGAACCAGCTGGAAGCCCAGGCCATCAAGGACGGCCTCAAGAAGGACATGGATGGGCTGGGCACGGACGAGGACCGCATCTTCGAGCGCCTGGAGAAGGCCACTCCGGAGCAGCGCAAGATTCTCGCGCAGGACGAGGCCCTCAAGAACCGGCTGAAGGACGAACTGGGCACGGAGGACTACGACCGGGCCATGGGGTTGATGCAAGACAACCCGGCCAAGGCGGATGCGGCCCGCCTCACCAGCGCCATGAATGGCTTCTTCGGCGCGGACGAGTCGGGCGTGCGCTCCGTCCTCGAGGGCAAGAAGCCCGAGGAGCTGGAGCGCATCAAGGCCGAGTATCAGACGATGACCGGCAAGTCCCTGGAGGACGAGATTCGCAAGTGGGACGGCGCGGACAAGGATGTGACGCTGCGCCTGCTCAACCCGCCCAAGGAAGGCGACACCCAGGGCCGCGCGGATGCCGCCGCCGAGAAGCTCAAGCTGGCCGTGGATGGCGCGGGCACCGACGAGGACGCCATCCGCGACGTGCTGAAGGGCAAGTCCAAGGCGGAGATCAACGACATCTCCGCCGCGTACCAGCGGAAGTATGGCGAGGACCTGCGCTCGCGACTGGACTCGGAGCTCAGCGGCCGGGACCACCTGGAGCTGGTGAAGCAGGACTTCGACCTGGGCGCGGTGAACGACAAGGACCCGGGCGCGGCCCAGGAGCGCGTGCGCCGGCTTCGGGAGCAACAGTCCAACGAGTCTGGCTTCGGCACCTGGGTCCTGGACAACGTCCAGCGAGGCATCAAGGGCGGCGAGTCCGACAACGACAGACTCAACCGGACGCTGGGGGACGCGGAGCAGGCCATCCAGACCGGCGACACGCAGAAGGCCGACCGCTCCGTCGGGTTCGCCACGGATGACGTGAAGTCCTTGCAGAGCAGCAAGGACTCGCTCGCGGAGGGCGCGGCGACGGCCGCCGTCGTGGTGGCGACCACCGCCGCCGTGGTGGCCACCGGTGGCGCGGCGACGCCGCTGGCCATCGCGGGCTACGCGGCGCTGGGTGCGACGACCCGGGCGGCGACGTACGAGCTGATACAGGGCGGCGCCGCGGGCTGGGAGGACGCGGGACGCCAGGCATTGATTGGCGCCGTCGAGGGCGGCACCGTCGTCCTTCCGGTGACCAAGGGCGCGAGCATCGCGACCACCACCGCCGCGAAGAGCGTGGCCACGACGGCGGGGCGCGAGGTCGCGGAGAACACGGTCCTCACGGCCGCCAAGCAGGGCATCAAGGAAGGGGTGGTCGGCGGCGCGGCGGGCGGCGCCGTGGATGCGGCCACTCGGAGCGAGACGTGGCAGAACGGGCTCGCGGACGGACTGACGCGCGTGGCCGAGCAGGCCGCCACCGGCGCCGTCATCGGCGGGACGGCGGGCGGGTTGACCTCCGCGGGGATCACGAAGGCGCTCCAGCCGAAGGAGATTCCCGTCGTGCGCAACCCGGAGCTGACCGGGAGCACCGCGCACGTGCGCTACGACAACGGCCGGGTCCGCGTGGAGGTGGGCCCCAACGTCTCGCCCGCGCAGCTCCAAGCCCACATGGACGTGGCGCGCGAGCTCCAGAAGTTCGACGGCCCGCTGGGCAAGCTGCGCGAGATGAAGAGCCGGGTGCAGGAGAAGCTGACCGGCATGCCCGGCTATGGCTCCCAGGGCTTCGAGTCGCAGCTCGAGGTCAAGAAGCTCAAGGGCCTCATCAGCGAGCTGGAGAAGACCGAGGCCGCCGCCGTGGGAGGCCTCAAGAACGCGGGGAAGACGCCTGAGTCCTCCACGGAGCTCGCGCGCATCCGCTCCGAGCTGGACAGCCTGAACACGCAGCTTCGCGCGCACGAGAGCGCGGTGGACTCGCTCGTTCCGGCCCGCGGGTATGTGGCGGCGGAGGCGCGCGAGGGCGCGGAGCGTGCCAAGGCGAACGGATGGCCCGATGCGGAGAAGGGCTATTACTGGACCCTCCGCTCAGGCCAGACGGAGCCCCAGTACATCAGGTCCTCCACGGACCTCCCCCGCAGGCAGTACGACCCGGAGGCGGGGAAGTTCATCAACTCCTTGGATGAGGGCCCCAAGCCGCCGAAGCGCTTCGAGCCGGGCACCACGGCCGAGAAGGCCTTCGACGAGCTGGGCGGCAACGACCCCAACTCGCCCTTCGGCAAGTGGTTCACCACGATGAAGGACGCGAAGATTCTCCCCGAAGGAGCGGACCCGACGAAGTCGCTCAAGGAGAACATCATCGCGGCCCTGCAGAAGAATGAAGCAGGGCTCGCCGGAGCCACGCACGACTCCATCCGCCACGGCCTGAAGGCGCCCTACAAAGACAAGCTCCTCGACCACATCACCGACCCGGCCCGCCTCGCGACCACGCAGAAGTACAAGGACGTGCTGAAGGCGACAGGCGACACGCAGCAGGCGCTTCGCGCCGCGAGTCACCATGAGATGCTCAAGGTCTCCAATGGCCTGGCCATCAAGGAGCAGGGAAACCTGGCGGAAGCCTGGTACCTGAAGACCTTCGGCACCAAGGACTCGAGCACCCAGGTCTCCGTCACCCAGGACCACGCGAAGGCGCAGGGCGTGACGCTGGAGAAGGACCGCTTCGCGGACCAGGTGGAGGTCAATGACGGCACGGTGCGCGAGCTGAAGAACGTCTATACGGCCCTGGGGACCGACGAGAAGAAGCAGTTCCTCGACCTGGTGAAGATTGCCCGCGAGAACCTCCAGGTGAAGGCCAAGGTCGGCGACGACTTCACGGACGTGAAGGCCCAGTCCCTGGTCATGTCCTTCCTCGACCCACAAGGCGTCCGAGCGAACACGAACTTCATGAAGACGCAGTTGGCGGACCTTGAAGAGGGCGCGCCCGTGAAGTTCGAGATCTTCAACGCGAATGGGGAGCGGAAGTTCATCACCCAGGCGGACAAGGACGCGCTGGGGACCCCGGAGATGGCGACCTGGCTCGACGGGAAGGGCTCCTGGAAGTTGCCGTCCGAGGAATAG
- a CDS encoding FG-GAP repeat domain-containing protein, producing the protein MMSFNPWNGWSWLLTTGLIAALGLEGAAPVSYPDTAGDVSFHRRAFTWRGVPDLAPPFHLAADGFGDLGARFADVNGDGKQDFLFHRWINGTTVQKGASVSTGTGWEEAPDFTPPFHIAADGYADLGARFADVNGDGRQDFLFHRWVNGATVQKGAYLSTGTGWQWAPDFTPPFHIAADGYGDLGARFADVNGDGRQDFLFHRWINPTLSQMGAYLSTGTGWQWAPDFTPPFHIAADCYGDLGARFADVNGDGKQDFLFHRWVNPSTVQKGAYVSTGSGWQWAPDFTPPFHIAGEGFGDLGARFADVNGDGNADFLFHRWVNAFTVQKGAYVSTGSGWQWSTDFTPPFHIAGDGFGDLGARFADVNGDGKQDFLFHRWINNATVQKGAYVSTGSGWQWAPEYTPPFHIAADGFGDLGARFVDLDGDGKQDFAYHRWITSTLVQHGAYLAP; encoded by the coding sequence ATGATGTCTTTCAATCCCTGGAATGGATGGTCGTGGTTGCTCACGACAGGGCTCATCGCCGCCCTGGGTTTGGAGGGAGCCGCGCCAGTCTCCTATCCAGACACAGCAGGCGATGTCTCGTTTCACCGCCGAGCCTTCACGTGGCGAGGGGTCCCGGACCTCGCGCCCCCGTTCCACCTCGCGGCGGATGGCTTTGGCGACCTGGGCGCGCGCTTCGCCGACGTCAATGGGGACGGCAAGCAGGACTTCCTCTTCCACCGGTGGATCAACGGGACCACCGTGCAGAAAGGGGCCTCTGTGAGCACCGGCACGGGCTGGGAGGAGGCCCCCGACTTCACGCCCCCCTTCCACATCGCGGCGGATGGCTATGCCGACCTGGGTGCGCGCTTCGCGGATGTGAATGGGGACGGCAGGCAGGACTTCCTCTTCCACCGCTGGGTCAACGGCGCGACGGTGCAGAAGGGCGCCTACCTGAGCACGGGCACCGGCTGGCAGTGGGCGCCCGACTTCACCCCGCCCTTCCACATCGCGGCGGATGGCTACGGTGACCTGGGTGCTCGCTTCGCGGACGTGAATGGCGACGGCAGGCAGGACTTCCTCTTCCATCGGTGGATCAACCCGACCCTCTCGCAGATGGGCGCCTACCTGAGCACGGGCACCGGCTGGCAGTGGGCGCCCGACTTCACCCCGCCCTTCCACATCGCGGCGGACTGCTACGGAGACCTGGGCGCGCGCTTCGCCGATGTGAATGGCGACGGCAAGCAGGACTTCCTCTTCCACCGCTGGGTCAATCCCTCCACGGTGCAGAAGGGCGCCTACGTGAGCACCGGCAGCGGCTGGCAGTGGGCGCCGGACTTCACGCCGCCCTTCCACATCGCCGGGGAGGGCTTTGGCGACCTGGGGGCCCGCTTCGCGGATGTGAATGGCGACGGCAACGCCGACTTCCTCTTCCACCGCTGGGTCAATGCCTTCACGGTGCAGAAGGGCGCCTACGTGAGCACCGGCAGCGGCTGGCAGTGGTCCACGGACTTCACGCCGCCCTTCCACATCGCCGGTGATGGCTTTGGCGACCTGGGCGCTCGCTTCGCCGACGTCAACGGAGACGGCAAGCAGGACTTCCTCTTCCACCGGTGGATCAACAACGCCACGGTGCAGAAGGGCGCCTACGTGAGCACCGGCAGCGGGTGGCAGTGGGCGCCGGAGTACACGCCGCCGTTCCACATCGCGGCGGATGGGTTCGGCGACCTGGGCGCTCGCTTCGTCGACCTCGATGGAGACGGGAAGCAGGACTTCGCCTACCACCGGTGGATCACCAGCACGCTGGTGCAGCACGGCGCCTACCTGGCGCCGTAG
- a CDS encoding serine hydrolase domain-containing protein has product MLEFVQSVLRPLGGAAPRGAASAKGSLQARLEAFIRAEQQRQGVVGLAVGVVHKGKVVLAKGYGSANLEHDVPVTADTLFQSGSLGKQFTAMAVMAQVEAGRLSLSDSITKFFPDAPASWAPITVRHLLTHTSGIQDLEGKLDERKDYTDEDFARYIYALPLEFQPGARWGYSNSGYVLLGILVNRVAGKFYGEVLAEQVFRPAGMKTARGISEDDIVPHRSSGYRRVGEAVKHQTWVSPSLNTTADGSLYFSVKDMLAWDAAVERRALLREESWREILSPAKLNSGSSQPYGFGWEVLERAGQPLHKHSGAWQGFRTAYARFIGERLSIVVLANTAQSSPSRFVEGLAAIVNPALAVPPLAAIPDTEPEVTAQAAKLMEQVRDGTVDPARFAYVPEGLLSQRFPHYQALLRKLGAPGPLVLVKREVRGDDRLYQYQVRLGEGTWLLSMGLIPDGRVSFFDVRAP; this is encoded by the coding sequence TTGCTCGAGTTCGTTCAGTCGGTTCTTCGGCCTCTGGGTGGGGCTGCTCCTCGCGGGGCCGCGTCGGCCAAGGGCTCGCTCCAGGCGCGCCTGGAGGCGTTCATCCGCGCGGAGCAGCAGCGGCAGGGCGTGGTGGGGCTCGCCGTGGGCGTCGTGCACAAGGGGAAGGTGGTCCTGGCGAAGGGCTATGGCTCGGCGAACCTGGAGCACGACGTCCCCGTGACGGCGGACACCCTCTTCCAGTCGGGCTCGCTGGGAAAGCAGTTCACGGCGATGGCGGTGATGGCGCAGGTGGAGGCGGGGCGGCTGTCGTTGTCCGACAGCATCACGAAGTTCTTCCCCGACGCACCGGCGAGCTGGGCGCCCATCACGGTGCGCCACCTGCTGACCCATACCTCCGGCATCCAGGACCTGGAGGGCAAGCTCGATGAGCGCAAGGACTACACGGACGAGGACTTCGCTCGCTACATCTACGCGCTGCCCCTGGAGTTCCAGCCCGGGGCCCGGTGGGGTTACAGCAACTCGGGCTATGTGCTGCTGGGCATCCTGGTGAACCGGGTCGCGGGGAAGTTCTACGGTGAGGTCCTCGCGGAGCAGGTCTTCCGGCCCGCGGGGATGAAGACGGCGCGAGGCATCAGCGAGGACGACATCGTCCCGCATCGCTCGTCGGGATATCGGCGCGTGGGTGAGGCCGTGAAGCACCAGACGTGGGTGTCGCCCTCGCTGAACACCACGGCGGACGGCTCGCTCTACTTCTCGGTGAAGGACATGCTGGCCTGGGATGCGGCGGTGGAGCGCCGGGCGCTGCTGCGCGAGGAGAGCTGGCGCGAAATCCTGAGCCCCGCGAAGCTGAACAGCGGAAGCTCGCAGCCCTATGGCTTCGGTTGGGAGGTGTTGGAGCGCGCGGGGCAGCCGCTGCACAAGCACTCGGGGGCCTGGCAGGGCTTCCGCACCGCCTACGCGCGCTTCATCGGGGAGCGGCTCTCCATCGTCGTGCTGGCGAACACCGCGCAGTCCTCGCCCTCGCGCTTCGTGGAGGGACTCGCCGCCATCGTCAACCCCGCGCTGGCCGTGCCGCCCCTCGCCGCGATTCCGGACACGGAGCCGGAGGTCACCGCGCAGGCCGCGAAGCTGATGGAGCAGGTGCGCGACGGGACGGTGGACCCGGCCCGGTTCGCGTATGTGCCGGAGGGCTTGCTGAGCCAACGGTTCCCCCACTACCAGGCGCTGCTGCGCAAGCTGGGGGCGCCGGGCCCGCTGGTGCTGGTGAAGCGCGAGGTGCGCGGGGATGACCGCCTCTACCAGTACCAGGTGCGTCTGGGTGAAGGCACGTGGCTCCTGTCCATGGGCCTCATCCCCGACGGGCGGGTGTCGTTCTTCGACGTGCGGGCGCCCTGA
- a CDS encoding class I SAM-dependent methyltransferase produces MSNLSARIEAFYGFLWPFLAEEQTRYAYLDEPPGGRPMSTLLNAIPARRGMKAGSRLVDVGCGKGRQLVELARRHEGDFIGVDPLDQNLELATGRALQEGLHQRMTFLKGGIEQLPLESASVDFVWCLDMLNHVEDLDGAMKECARVLRPGGSMMNCSALATDLLEPREAERVTSGVGFNPATLSHERMTAAYESAGLRVVEFGTTTEEGSPFLEAFDEGLARHALRFGKVLRARSRVEARLGREAFELLCAYDQWNIFLMLGKVTYGVWVLEHASGRSASTGPPRP; encoded by the coding sequence ATGAGCAACCTTTCGGCGCGAATCGAAGCCTTCTATGGCTTTCTGTGGCCTTTCCTGGCGGAAGAGCAGACACGGTATGCGTACCTGGACGAACCTCCGGGGGGGCGCCCCATGTCCACGCTGCTCAACGCGATTCCGGCGCGGCGCGGCATGAAGGCGGGCTCCCGCCTGGTCGATGTCGGCTGTGGCAAGGGGCGACAACTGGTGGAGCTGGCGCGGCGGCACGAGGGGGACTTCATCGGGGTGGACCCGCTCGACCAGAACCTGGAGCTCGCCACCGGGCGTGCCCTCCAAGAGGGGCTCCACCAGCGCATGACCTTCCTGAAGGGAGGCATCGAGCAGCTTCCACTGGAGTCAGCCTCCGTGGACTTCGTCTGGTGTCTGGACATGCTCAACCATGTCGAGGACCTGGACGGCGCGATGAAGGAGTGCGCCCGCGTGCTTCGACCCGGGGGCTCGATGATGAATTGCAGCGCGCTGGCCACCGACCTGTTGGAGCCTCGCGAGGCGGAGCGCGTCACGTCCGGCGTGGGCTTCAACCCCGCCACCCTCTCCCACGAGCGGATGACGGCCGCGTACGAGTCCGCCGGTCTGCGCGTCGTCGAGTTCGGCACCACGACGGAGGAAGGCTCGCCGTTCCTGGAGGCGTTCGACGAGGGACTCGCCCGCCATGCGCTGCGGTTCGGCAAGGTACTGCGCGCCCGCTCGCGGGTGGAGGCCCGGCTGGGCCGCGAGGCCTTCGAGCTGCTCTGTGCCTATGACCAGTGGAACATCTTCCTGATGCTGGGGAAGGTGACGTATGGCGTCTGGGTCCTGGAGCATGCGAGCGGGCGGAGCGCCTCGACCGGACCGCCGCGTCCGTGA